CAGAATTACTACAAAAAAATGGTGGGTTTTACTTAGGCGATACGAAGAAAAAAGATATTTATTTAACATTCGATAATGGATACGAAAATGGATATACAGGGAAGATTTTAGATGTACTGAAGGAGAAAAAAGTACCAGCAACTTTCTTTGTGACGGGACATTATATAAAAACACAAAAAGATTTATTATTAAGAATGAAAAATGAAGGACATATTATCGGTAATCATTCTTGGAGTCACCCTGATTTTACAACGGTAAATGACGCAAAACTTCGTGAAGAATTAACGAGTGTAACGGAAGAAATTAAAAAAGTAACTGGGCAAAAAGAAGTGAAATATGTACGTCCTCCGCGAGGGGTGTTTAGTGAAAGAACGCTAGCTCTTACGAAAGAAATGGGATACTATAACGTGTTTTGGTCGCTTGCATTCCTTGATTGGAAAGTAGATCAGCAAAGAGGATGGCAATACGCTCATAATAATGTAATGACTATGATTCACCCAGGATCTGTTTTGTTACTTCATGCGATATCAAAAGATAATGCGGAAGCACTTGCGAAAATCATTGATGATTTGCGCGAGAAAGGGTATCATTTTAAAAGCCTAGATGATTTAGTAAACAGCAATCAACCGTAAGCATGTATGCTTGCGGTTTTCTCATGCTATAATGATGTGTAAAAAGGATGGGGAAACGTATGTGGAGCGAACATGTTACGTTAGAATATCCGTACCATTTTGAGGAAGTACTAAAGCGTTTATCTTTCGATCCGTTAAACGTCATTCAATTAGACGAGAAAGTAATTTATGTCCCGCTTTTTATAGACGAAGAACAGATTGTTGTTCGTTTGCAAGGGATTGGTACTGTTCAAAATCCACAGTTTTGGATTTCTAGTCAGACAGGAGATCCAGAGAAAGTAATGAAACGAATGAGGTCCATCTTTCATTGGAATGATTCGTTTCAAGATATACAAAATCATTTTTCAAACACATCATTACGTCCACTATTTGAAATGTATGCCTATACTCCAATTATTTTAGAATTCGATTATTTTGCATGTTTACTTCGCTGTATCATTCATCAACAAATAAATTTGAAATTTGCTACTGTGTTAACAGAACAATTTGTAAAACGATATGGAATAGAGAAGAACGGTGTATTCTTTTTCCCCACTCCGGAAATAGTAGCAAATATTTCAATAGAAGAATTGAGAGAGCAGAAGTTTAGTCAGCGGAAGGCTGAATATATAGTAGGATTGGCAAAACATATTGTAGACGGTAAATTAGATTTAGCGAGTATAGAAACCAGGGCGGAAGAAGAGGTTTCGGCACAATTGTTACCAATTAGGGGGATTGGTGCATGGACAGTGCAAAACTTTTTAATGTTTGGGCTTGGACGGAAAAATATGTTTCCAAAAGCAGACATCGGAATTCAGCGCGCAGTGCAAGGTATATTTC
This genomic interval from Bacillus cereus contains the following:
- a CDS encoding DNA-3-methyladenine glycosylase family protein, which encodes MWSEHVTLEYPYHFEEVLKRLSFDPLNVIQLDEKVIYVPLFIDEEQIVVRLQGIGTVQNPQFWISSQTGDPEKVMKRMRSIFHWNDSFQDIQNHFSNTSLRPLFEMYAYTPIILEFDYFACLLRCIIHQQINLKFATVLTEQFVKRYGIEKNGVFFFPTPEIVANISIEELREQKFSQRKAEYIVGLAKHIVDGKLDLASIETRAEEEVSAQLLPIRGIGAWTVQNFLMFGLGRKNMFPKADIGIQRAVQGIFQLDDKPDDAFLENVKQECEPYCSYAALYLWKSIE
- the pdaA gene encoding delta-lactam-biosynthetic de-N-acetylase; amino-acid sequence: MKYKWLYIGLIFSIMMALVPVSTFAYTNTPHNWGIPRPKNETVPDAGKLYTELLQKNGGFYLGDTKKKDIYLTFDNGYENGYTGKILDVLKEKKVPATFFVTGHYIKTQKDLLLRMKNEGHIIGNHSWSHPDFTTVNDAKLREELTSVTEEIKKVTGQKEVKYVRPPRGVFSERTLALTKEMGYYNVFWSLAFLDWKVDQQRGWQYAHNNVMTMIHPGSVLLLHAISKDNAEALAKIIDDLREKGYHFKSLDDLVNSNQP